CCAGCTATGTTGGACACCATTACATTCCGTATCTTGAATAGGCCTAGTTTAATTAATGGTTCCTCTCTATTTCTCTCCACAAACACGAATGCGGTGATCAATGATGCGCCCACGAGGAGCAGCGCCAACTGGGATGCAGTGCTCCATCCATAATTTGGACCCAGCGTTAAGTATATCAGCACAGAGGCAACGCCGCCCCCTATCAGTGATGCCCCTAAGTAATCCACCTTCTCCTTGCTCCGTACATCAGTCTCCTTTAGATACTTCAGCGATATGAAGAAGACCGCCAGGGATAATATGAATGCCGTATGGAATGCGTATTGCCATCCCAAGTCTTGAACTATGTAGGAGCCAATCAGCAAGCCCNGCGCTGGTCCTATTGCCAAAGTACCGCTTAGTATTCCCTGCGNGAACGCTATGCGTTCCCGCGGAAATATATCGGTTATTATGGCTATAGCTATGGGAAAAACGGCATAGCCCAGTCCTTGAATTGCCCTTGCCCCTATTAGGAAACCTATTGNTGGNGAGAAGCCCGCTAGCCCCACGGCCACTATATAGAAGGCCACCGCCACGATATACATCCTCTTCTTGCCATATACATCTGCTAATTTGCCGAAAAGCGGCGAAGCGACGGCGCCCACTATTAGGTAAGCCGATGTGACCCATCCCACTGTCGTTGCGGTAGTTGCGAAGTCATCCTGTATCTTGGGCAGTGCAGGAACAACCATTGTTTCAACGTAATTTATTAGCACTAGCATCAATGCGAGAATAAGTAACGTCCTGACGGCTTCCTGCCCATCCATGGGGTTCCCCTCAATAAATGCCTCTAATAAAAACGTTTCGAAATCGATATTTTTAGCAAACACCCATGTGAGCTACCTCGCCCTTAAGGGGCTTCCCGCTTCCTTGCCCCGCCTTGCCCGTAGCTGTGAACCACGGGTAGTGGGCGGAGCTCCACGGGCGCTGCGGGCGGCTCCCGCCCCGCATGCCTTGCCCATCGTAGGGCGTTGCACGCCTCTCACGCAACTTCAACTGGGCCTTTAACGCCCTCAACGTTCGTCGGTGTATGCTCTAAACCTAAACCCCACGATGGGCATCAGAGGAACAAAAACATCACTAATAAAGTTATTTCCTCCAACTCATCCCCGTCATAAATGGCGAGGTTTTTCACATGTGTATAATCCCATCAAATAATGCATTCCTCATCATGATAAAAGGAAGGATAAGCCCAACCTCGTCTAGGGCGGAGAGGAAACCAATCGTCTCCTTCAGTAAATAAGTGAATCCTCAAGTGTCGGCATCATGGCATGGGGATGCGGAGCATTATTCCATCCTATATGGAAGGGGAAACTATTATTGGATTGCGTATATGGATTGTATGCAACATGTTTTTAAGGAGGATCAAGCATCTAATGGGTTAGTGAGAGAATTATTTCAATTAATTAATGCATTAAAGGACATTGGAAAAAACGTGAGTGACTATGCATCTCCCGACTTGGTGGATATAAATGAGGACAGCGGAATAAGGGTTCTCTGCGATAATATAGAGACATCCACTTTAGACCTAGTGAGGGAAGGAAGAAGCGGATCAAGCGAGAGACTCTGGGGCATTGATAGCCAATCAAGGGTTCTTGGATTAGAGGGCGTTGATGTTCATATTGTGGCCGCCGCTCTAGTTGGGGGGAGGCAAGTATTAGTTCCTGGATTACAGGGAGTTAAGTGGCTAGGCCTTAAGTTCAGGTATATACCTAGCGATACCGATGAGTTGGCAAGGCATTACGGTAATTACATCTATGTTAAATCAAGGCATGTCAATAGATTTTTTGATGGTAGATTCAATGATGAAGCCATTAGGGAAGAGATTAGATCCCACGTTGAGTCCAGCTTATTGGAGGCAGCGCCCTCCAATGCATTTGTTTTATTGGATGGTCCCCTCTTCTCCACATCGGCCGCTTTGGGCATGGATAATGATTACTCCAGGTTGTATTACTCACTAATAGAGGAAAGGGTTAGGGCAATGAATGGGAAAAACGTGATTGGAATAGTGAAGCGGATAAGCCATAGTAAGTACCTAGCTAAGTGCCTTAATTTGGATATAGATGATGAATCGATTGCTCGACGCCAAGCAGATAATATGGGTGGCTCAAGCAATGGGGGTAGAATTGCATATAAGGTGGGGCCGATCACTATAGAAACCACGGATGGTAAGTATAGCAAGACGGCTTGGTACTTAGTGGTTCCCATGGGCAAGTTTCGCCATGTAGTGAGGGTGGAGAGCCTTAACGCCGAATTACTAGATGATAAGATTGGTGTGGTGGCATCCATGATAGACCCAACGGGCACCGCGGTCCCCATCTCGATAGCTGATAGGTTATCGCGTAGGTTAAGCTCTGCGGCCATGCATTTAATCGGGAACTTGTCGCCTCTTAATCCAACGTATGATGGGCTCAGGGAATTGGAGAACTCAATACGTGATATAGGGGTAATTCCATGAGCGACAAGATAGATTGCACGAATTACATAGGGATAATAAGCAGGCAAGTAGCCAGCTCAATAACGGCCGAGGAGGCCACGGCCTACATGGTTACTGGATGCAGTGATGATTTATCAGTTGGGCAATACCTAATCGTGGAGCCCCGTCCTGGGGATTCCGGCCCA
The Thermocladium sp. ECH_B genome window above contains:
- a CDS encoding MFS transporter, which gives rise to MDGQEAVRTLLILALMLVLINYVETMVVPALPKIQDDFATTATTVGWVTSAYLIVGAVASPLFGKLADVYGKKRMYIVAVAFYIVAVGLAGFSPXIGFLIGARAIQGLGYAVFPIAIAIITDIFPRERIAFXQGILSGTLAIGPAXGLLIGSYIVQDLGWQYAFHTAFILSLAVFFISLKYLKETDVRSKEKVDYLGASLIGGGVASVLIYLTLGPNYGWSTASQLALLLVGASLITAFVFVERNREEPLIKLGLFKIRNVMVSNIAGLISGVGMFLIFIAITYYAQLPAPFGLGLSIIQTGLLMSPVALTMALVGPFVGRIVARSGPKPVLITGALVGVLGFYLMMINRASSLALVEDTVIASLGLICIIVPLVNMVAVSVPEDSRGIGIGMNTLIRTLGSSIGPVISTVIMDSYETVYFTLFNGNLIPIAVLPSSTAXNLIFMIGMIMMGLTFIVSLWTRNYKAAEINLEKQVVAATA